From Desulfovibrio oxyclinae DSM 11498, the proteins below share one genomic window:
- a CDS encoding integrase core domain-containing protein gives SPSFVREPQGNGIAERFVRILKENLLWVRRFNTVEELRKALLKFKETYNRQWIIGRHGYKTPSQVRERQIVLTECAA, from the coding sequence CTCCCCGTCATTCGTCCGTGAGCCCCAAGGCAATGGCATCGCGGAACGATTCGTTCGCATCCTCAAGGAAAATCTGCTTTGGGTCAGGCGATTCAACACGGTCGAAGAGTTGAGGAAGGCCCTGCTGAAATTCAAGGAAACCTACAACCGGCAATGGATCATCGGCAGGCACGGCTACAAGACGCCGAGCCAGGTCCGCGAAAGGCAGATCGTGCTCACTGAGTGCGCGGCGTGA